The following are encoded together in the Perca fluviatilis chromosome 23, GENO_Pfluv_1.0, whole genome shotgun sequence genome:
- the LOC120553798 gene encoding mitogen-activated protein kinase 12-like — protein MALRSRTGFYRQEVNKTVWEVPERYRDLKQVGTGAYGTVCSAWDRRLGTQVAIKKLHRPFQSKLFAKRAYRELRLLKHMKHENVIGLLDVFTAEIALDRLRDFYLVMPFMGTDLGKLMKLERLSEDRVQFLVYQMLRGLKYIHSAGIIHRDLKPGNLAINPDCELKILDFGLARQADAEMTGYVVTRWYRAPEVILNWMHYTQTVDIWSAGCIMAEMLLGKPLFKGSDHLDQLREIMKITGTPAADFVVKLQSQDAKNYIRSLPKVPKKDLLSLFSKASSNAVCVLEKMLLLDPEQRVSASEALELPFFSEFRDAEEETEALPYDQTMDNTDLPLDQWKRHTFTEILTFRPSRDSRQTSL, from the exons ATGGCTTTGCGGTCCAGGACGGGCTTCTACCGGCAGGAGGTCAACAAAACCGTGTGGGAGGTTCCGGAGAGGTACCGGGACCTGAAGCAGGTCGGAACAGGAGCCTATGGGACTGTGTG TTCAGCATGGGACCGCCGGCTGGGGACGCAGGTTGCCATCAAGAAACTTCATCGGCCCTTCCAGTCCAAACTTTTTGCCAAAAGGGCGTACAGAGAGTTGCGACTCCTCAAACACATGAagcatgaaaat GTCATTGGGCTGCTGGATGTTTTCACTGCTGAGATTGCATTGGACCGCTTGCGTGACTT TTACCTGGTGATGCCGTTCATGGGCACTGACCTCGGCAAGCTGATGAAGCTGGAGAGATTATCAGAAGACAGGGTGCAGTTCCTCGTCTATCAGATGCTGAGAGGACTCAAG TATATCCACTCTGCAGGGATCATCCACAGG GACCTCAAACCTGGAAATTTAGCCATTAACCCGGACTGTGAGCTAAAG ATTCTTGATTTTGGCTTGGCGAGGCAGGCCGACGCAGAAATGACCGGCTACGTCGTGACACGCTGGTACCGAGCACCCGAGGTTATCCTCAACTGGATGCACTACACACAAACCG TGGATATTTGGTCGGCGGGTTGTATTATGGCAGAGATGCTGCTGGGAAAGCCGCTGTTCAAAGGAAGCGATC ACCTGGACCAGCTCAGAGAAATCATGAAGATTACAGGAACCCCAGCTGCTGACTTTGTTGTGAAGCTACAGAGCCAAGAT GCCAAAAACTACATCAGAAGTCTACCAAAAGTGCCAAAGAAAGAtttgctctctcttttctccaaAGCTAGCTCAAATG cagtgtgtgtctTGGAAAAGATGCTGCTCCTGGACCCTGAGCAGAGGGTGAGTGCCTCGGAGGCGCTCGAGCTGCCTTTCTTCAGCGAGTTCAGAGATGCCGAGGAGGAGACTGAGGCGCTGCCCTACGACCAGACCATGGACAACACAGACCTGCCGCTGGACCAGTGGAAAC GTCACACTTTCACAGAGATACTGACCTTCAGGCCATCCAGGGACTCCAGACAGACGTCACTTTaa
- the LOC120553799 gene encoding uncharacterized protein LOC120553799 isoform X1, protein MENTYKSKQYGGHSNLSRLLLLLFLAGLQPVLSSDEETPGLDDDDDNEEAVKISCKIVGPDYVTVGVPSSVECFSNCLMMKTACSYSMSLDGQIAQGQGNVLAFTVNNWVEALTVTCTATVEDTGLTATTTKQLQVLAGPANVSITGPDLMNPSVSHTYSCHAYCRPSCIYAWKTDKGPWIGGQGNVISVTPQEMDNSKMLICKATNSVSGLFDTATRNIAVASGPSEVQIKGPDVIEIAKKHKFVCTAECLPSCRYVSSVDSQTVRGNVIEIAVDYPLKSVTLRCEAQNTASRRTATAVKTVQIAGSDRNLSTRPEATLAVLLLAFIISGAFTLM, encoded by the exons ATGGAGAATACCTACAAATCTAAACAATACGGAGGACATTCAAACCTCAGCAGGcttttgttgctgctgtttctgGCAG GCCTTCAGCCAGTACTGTCTTCAGATGAAGAGACCCCTGGACTAGATGACGATGACGACAACGAGG AAGCAGTGAAAATCAGCTGTAAAATTGTTGGTCCGGACTACGTCACTGTGGGCGTGCCAAGCAGCGTTGAATGTTTTTCCAACTGCCTGATGATGAAAACTGCATGTAGCTATTCTATGTCTTTGGATGGACAGATTGCCCAGGGTCAGGGCAATGTGCTAGCCTTCACTGTTAACAATTGGGTGGAGGCCTTAACAGTGACATGTACAGCCACAGTTGAAGATACAGGGCTAACTGCGACGACAACAAAGCAACTGCAAGTGTTAG CTGGACCTGCCAATGTTTCCATCACAGGCCCCGATCTAATGAATCCATCAGTGAGCCACACCTACAGTTGTCATGCCTACTGTCGGCCATCTTGTATCTATGCCTGGAAGACAGATAAAGGCCCATGGATAGGTGGTCAAGGGAATGTTATTTCAGTCACTCCTCAGGAGATGGACAACTCCAAAATGCTCATTTGCAAAGCTACCAATAGTGTGTCTGGGCTGTTTGACACTGCTACTCGGAACATAGCTGTAGCCT CTGGTCCATCTGAGGTTCAGATCAAAGGCCCCGATGTAATAGAAATTGCAAAAAAGCACAAGTTTGTGTGCACTGCTGAATGTCTGCCTTCTTGTCGCTACGTGTCGTCTGTGGACAGCCAGACTGTGAGGGGCAACGTGATTGAGATAGCGGTGGATTATCCGCTTAAATCTGTCACTCTCAGGTGTGAGGCACAAAACACAGCTTCAAGGAGGACAGCTACAGCCGTAAAGACTGTACAAATAGCAG GGTCAGATCGCAACCTGTCCACTCGTCCTGAAGCGACCTTAgctgtgctgctgctggccTTCATCATTTCTGGTGCCTTCACACTGATGTGA
- the LOC120553799 gene encoding uncharacterized protein LOC120553799 isoform X3, whose translation MENTYKSKQYGGHSNLSRLLLLLFLAGLQPVLSSDEETPGLDDDDDNEEAVKISCKIVGPDYVTVGVPSSVECFSNCLMMKTACSYSMSLDGQIAQGQGNVLAFTVNNWVEALTVTCTATVEDTGLTATTTKQLQVLAGPANVSITGPDLMNPSVSHTYSCHAYCRPSCIYAWKTDKGPWIGGQGNVISVTPQEMDNSKMLICKATNSVSGLFDTATRNIAVAWSDRNLSTRPEATLAVLLLAFIISGAFTLM comes from the exons ATGGAGAATACCTACAAATCTAAACAATACGGAGGACATTCAAACCTCAGCAGGcttttgttgctgctgtttctgGCAG GCCTTCAGCCAGTACTGTCTTCAGATGAAGAGACCCCTGGACTAGATGACGATGACGACAACGAGG AAGCAGTGAAAATCAGCTGTAAAATTGTTGGTCCGGACTACGTCACTGTGGGCGTGCCAAGCAGCGTTGAATGTTTTTCCAACTGCCTGATGATGAAAACTGCATGTAGCTATTCTATGTCTTTGGATGGACAGATTGCCCAGGGTCAGGGCAATGTGCTAGCCTTCACTGTTAACAATTGGGTGGAGGCCTTAACAGTGACATGTACAGCCACAGTTGAAGATACAGGGCTAACTGCGACGACAACAAAGCAACTGCAAGTGTTAG CTGGACCTGCCAATGTTTCCATCACAGGCCCCGATCTAATGAATCCATCAGTGAGCCACACCTACAGTTGTCATGCCTACTGTCGGCCATCTTGTATCTATGCCTGGAAGACAGATAAAGGCCCATGGATAGGTGGTCAAGGGAATGTTATTTCAGTCACTCCTCAGGAGATGGACAACTCCAAAATGCTCATTTGCAAAGCTACCAATAGTGTGTCTGGGCTGTTTGACACTGCTACTCGGAACATAGCTGTAGCCT GGTCAGATCGCAACCTGTCCACTCGTCCTGAAGCGACCTTAgctgtgctgctgctggccTTCATCATTTCTGGTGCCTTCACACTGATGTGA
- the LOC120553799 gene encoding uncharacterized protein LOC120553799 isoform X2 codes for MENTYKSKQYGGHSNLSRLLLLLFLAGLQPVLSSDEETPGLDDDDDNEAVKISCKIVGPDYVTVGVPSSVECFSNCLMMKTACSYSMSLDGQIAQGQGNVLAFTVNNWVEALTVTCTATVEDTGLTATTTKQLQVLAGPANVSITGPDLMNPSVSHTYSCHAYCRPSCIYAWKTDKGPWIGGQGNVISVTPQEMDNSKMLICKATNSVSGLFDTATRNIAVASGPSEVQIKGPDVIEIAKKHKFVCTAECLPSCRYVSSVDSQTVRGNVIEIAVDYPLKSVTLRCEAQNTASRRTATAVKTVQIAGSDRNLSTRPEATLAVLLLAFIISGAFTLM; via the exons ATGGAGAATACCTACAAATCTAAACAATACGGAGGACATTCAAACCTCAGCAGGcttttgttgctgctgtttctgGCAG GCCTTCAGCCAGTACTGTCTTCAGATGAAGAGACCCCTGGACTAGATGACGATGACGACAACGAGG CAGTGAAAATCAGCTGTAAAATTGTTGGTCCGGACTACGTCACTGTGGGCGTGCCAAGCAGCGTTGAATGTTTTTCCAACTGCCTGATGATGAAAACTGCATGTAGCTATTCTATGTCTTTGGATGGACAGATTGCCCAGGGTCAGGGCAATGTGCTAGCCTTCACTGTTAACAATTGGGTGGAGGCCTTAACAGTGACATGTACAGCCACAGTTGAAGATACAGGGCTAACTGCGACGACAACAAAGCAACTGCAAGTGTTAG CTGGACCTGCCAATGTTTCCATCACAGGCCCCGATCTAATGAATCCATCAGTGAGCCACACCTACAGTTGTCATGCCTACTGTCGGCCATCTTGTATCTATGCCTGGAAGACAGATAAAGGCCCATGGATAGGTGGTCAAGGGAATGTTATTTCAGTCACTCCTCAGGAGATGGACAACTCCAAAATGCTCATTTGCAAAGCTACCAATAGTGTGTCTGGGCTGTTTGACACTGCTACTCGGAACATAGCTGTAGCCT CTGGTCCATCTGAGGTTCAGATCAAAGGCCCCGATGTAATAGAAATTGCAAAAAAGCACAAGTTTGTGTGCACTGCTGAATGTCTGCCTTCTTGTCGCTACGTGTCGTCTGTGGACAGCCAGACTGTGAGGGGCAACGTGATTGAGATAGCGGTGGATTATCCGCTTAAATCTGTCACTCTCAGGTGTGAGGCACAAAACACAGCTTCAAGGAGGACAGCTACAGCCGTAAAGACTGTACAAATAGCAG GGTCAGATCGCAACCTGTCCACTCGTCCTGAAGCGACCTTAgctgtgctgctgctggccTTCATCATTTCTGGTGCCTTCACACTGATGTGA
- the LOC120553398 gene encoding hemicentin-1-like, with translation MDPHSACLLLFLTCLAGFSASESENSGTMGEISYGPSSLEIDGVDVVSVGIPYGFQCTAECYPDCRYSWTRGNETTQGPELSLRLLQRVPTQTLTCTVVNPATGRSASVQKTLQVTAGPSNVQISGPAFLTYGVASIFTCSADCYPSCSYSWTVVWEREPISSAQGNTISVTPAASTVLSESLICEAQDTISYLFISTTVSLPVASTSDISIIGDSTVTMGKQYVFICQATCVPSCNFAWQYMGKTLYGDQIQIPILHQGEKTKFASHLQITFSDYSKIEPLTCEATNVLTDTTITSTIDLTVIDPISVSPSSQTPLPVAGKSFSLQCVGSQNPGSITWLKNKQPMAASERVLFSPDNTTVTFSPLLQTDEGLYYCVVAEGGEPIQSVGYKMQVDYGPSSVVISGLDVMTVGMAYDFQCSASCHPTCQFTWTRGNLTYQGSNLILHFEELLPTQNLTCTALNPATGISVTAQKTLLVIAGPSNIQISGPAFLTAGVTSNFTCSADCYPSCSYSWTVGWDWETFSTAQGNTISVTPPASFVGSETLICKAQDTASNLYIYRARQLQVASLFNINIAGDSAVAIGKTYTYTCYVTCTPSCVFTWTFMGKTYEGDQLQITVSDYPKTGPLTCEATNNVSHATISATKNLTVIDPFSVRPSSQALPVAGEPFSLQCVGPQDPASISWLKNGRQMPVSDVVHFSPDNATITFSSLLRDDEGVYKCLVVETGNLTTNPLVAVVGGTPILSFGYLMQVIYGPDEALIVKPDEEPVGEMMFTLPGSTTELQCLTDCFPACSINWFYRGSLLATNASILFTPVTPPYEDTLTCTAFNPATKKNRTAETTAVVPDGPRNVMIKGPDALEIGVTASFTCSAECTPSCSFTWTLYGKTVTGSGVDITVNRQVSEESISCQAENTFTGKTAAVNQTLSVSDPHWCGC, from the exons ATGGATCCTCACTCCGCCTGTCTGCTGCTGTTTCTCACCTGCCTGGCAG GATTTTCTGCCAGTGAAAGTGAGAACAGTGGAACTATGGGGGAAATTTCAT ACGGGCCATCCTCCCTGGAGATTGACGGGGTGGATGTAGTGTCAGTGGGAATCCCATATGGTTTCCAGTGCACAGCGGAGTGCTACCCGGACTGCAGGTACAGCTGGACCAGAGGTAACGAGACCACTCAGGGGCCTGAGCTGAGCCTGCGGCTGCTGCAGAGAGTGCCAACGCAGACCCTGACCTGCACAGTGGTCAACCCTGCAACAGGGAGGTCTGCCTCTGTCCAAAAGACGCTGCAAGTGACAG CTGGACCATCAAACGTACAGATCAGCGGTCCAGCCTTTCTGACTTACGGAGTTGCATCCATCTTTACCTGCTCAGCTGACTGCTACCCGTCCTGCAGCTACTCCTGGACCGTTGTCTGGGAACGGGAGCCGATCAGTAGTGCACAGGGCAACACCATTTCTGTCACTCCAGCTGCCAGTACTGTCCTCAGTGAAAGTCTGATCTGTGAGGCTCAGGACACCATCTCATATCTGTTCATCTCTACGACTGTGTCGCTACCGGTGGCAA GCACATCTGACATCAGCATTATTGGGGACAGTACAGTGACGATGGGAAAGCAGTACGTGTTCATATGCCAAGCCACGTGCGTCCCGTCCTGCAACTTTGCGTGGCAGTACATGGGGAAGACTCTCTATGGGGACCAGATCCAGATACCCATCCTGCATCAGGGGGAGAAGACAAAGTTTGCCAGTCACCTGCAGATCACTTTCAGTGACTACTCTAAAATTGAGCCTCTGACCTGCGAGGCAACAAACGTTTTGACTGACACCACTATCACCTCCACTATAGACCTCACAGTCATCG ACCCCATCTCAGTGAGCCCCAGCTCCCAGACCCCGCTGCCAGTGGCAGGCAAGTCTTTCTCTCTGCAGTGTGTTGGCTCTCAGAACCCAGGCTCCATCACATGGCTGAAGAACAAACAGCCAATGGCAGCATCTGAACGAGTGCTTTTCTCCCCTGACAACACCACAGTCACCTTCAGTCCTCTCCTGCAGACAGATGAAGGTTTATACTATTGCGTGGTGGCAGAGGGGGGGGAGCCCATCCAGTCTGTTGGCTACAAGATGCAAGTTGACT ACGGGCCGTCTTCGGTGGTGATCAGTGGGCTCGATGTAATGACTGTAGGAATGGCATATGATTTCCAGTGCTCAGCCAGCTGTCACCCGACATGCCAGTTCACCTGGACCAGGGGTAATCTGACCTATCAGGGCTCCAATCTCATCTTGCATTTTGAGGAACTACTGCCAACACAAAACCTGACCTGCACTGCACTCAATCCAGCTACAGGAATATCAGTCACTGCACAAAAGACGCTGCTAGTGATAG CTGGACCATCAAACATACAGATCAGCGGTCCAGCCTTTCTGACTGCAGGAGTCACTTCCAACTTTACCTGCTCAGCTGACTGCTACCCGTCCTGCAGCTACTCCTGGACCGTTGGCTGGGATTGGGAGACGTTCAGTACTGCACAGGGCAACACCATTTCTGTCACTCCTCCTGCTAGTTTTGTTGGCTCTGAAACTCTGATCTGTAAGGCCCAGGACACCGCCTCAAATCTCTACATCTATAGGGCTCGGCAGCTGCAGGTGGCAA GTTTATTCAACATTAACATCGCTGGTGACAGTGCCGTGGCAATTGGAAAAacgtacacatacacatgctATGTCACATGTACTCCGTCCTGTGTGTTCACTTGGACGTTCATGGGGAAGACTTACGAGGGCGATCAGCTGCAGATCACGGTTAGCGACTACCCTAAAACTGGGCCTCTAACCTGTGAGGCAACCAACAATGTGTCTCACGCCACTATCAGCGCCACCAAGAACCTCACTGTCATTG ACCCATTCTCAGTGCGCCCCAGCTCCCAGGCCCTGCCGGTTGCAGGCGAGCCTTTCTCTCTGCAGTGCGTTGGCCCCCAGGATCCAGCCTCCATCTCATGGCTCAAGAACGGACGGCAAATGCCAGTCTCTGACGTAGTGCATTTCTCCCCTGACAACGCCACGATCACCTTCAGCTCTCTCTTGCGAGACGATGAAGGGGTATACAAATGTTTGGTAGTGGAGACTGGGAACCTCACTACCAACCCACTGGTAGCAGTTGTGGGTGGAACCCCCATCCTGTCTTTTGGCTACCTGATGCAAGTAATAT ATGGGCCAGATGAGGCGCTGATTGTGAAACCCGACGAAGAGCCGGTGGGTGAGATGATGTTCACTCTGCCTGGATCCACAACAGAGCTGCAGTGTCTAACTGACTGCTTCCCCGCCTGCTCCATCAACTGGTTTTACCGAGGCTCGCTCCTGGCTACAAATGCCTCCATACTCTTCACGCCTGTAACACCTCCATACGAGGACACCCTCACCTGTACGGCATTCAACCCGGcgacaaagaaaaacagaacagCTGAGACCACAGCGGTGGTGCCTG ATGGGCCTAGGAACGTGATGATTAAAGGACCAGATGCTCTCGAAATCGGGGTCACAGCGAGCTTTACGTGCTCCGCCGAGTGCACCCCTTCCTGCAGCTTTACGTGGACCTTGTACGGGAAGACTGTGACCGGTAGCGGGGTTGACATCACCGTGAACCGCCAAGTTTCCGAAGAGTCCATCAGCTGCCAGGCTGAGAACACATTCACCGGGAAGACGGCGGCTGTCAACCAGACGCTCAGTGTCTCAG ATCCTCACTGGTGTGGATGTTAA